The DNA region ATGGCTGGTGCGGCTGCGCCACATGCGGCGACAGGACAAGCTCTGGTTCTATGCACTGTCCAGTGCAGGCGTGGTCGACGCGATCGGGGCGCTCGCGGTGCCGATCGCGCTGATCGCAGGCGTGCCGGCGAAGACGGCGTGGCTGCTCGGCATCCTCTGGGTGCTCAAGGTGGTGCCGGGCATTCCCGGCCTGCGCCAGCTCCGCCGCGTGCTGGTGGTGGAACGCGGCCCGCTGCTCTCGGTGCTCGTGATCTTCCTGATGGTGGTGTTCCTGGCGTCGGTCGCGGAGTATTACCTGGAACGCGACGTGCAGCCGCAAACCTTCGGCAGCGTGCCGGCGGCGCTGTGGTGGGCGGTGGTGACCTTGACCACGACCGGCTACGGCGACGTGGTGCCGATCACCCCGATCGGCCGCATCGTCGCGGCGATGGTGATGATCTCGGGGCTTGGCGTGTTCGGGCTGTGGACCGGTATCCTGGCGACCGGTTTCGCCAACGAGACAAGGCGCGACAATTTCCTGAGAACCTGGGAGACCGTCAGCAAGGTGCCGTTCTTCGCCACGCTCGGCCCGGCGGCGATCGCCGACGTCACCCAGATGCTGCGGACCATCGACCTGCCGCCGCGCACCACGATCATCCGCAAGGACACCAATGGCGACTGCATGTATTTCGTCGCCGCCGGCGAGGTCGCGGTGGACCTGCCCGGCCGCCAGGTGAAGCTTGGCGAAGGCGCGTTCATCGGTGAGATGGCGCTGCTCGGCAACACCAAGCGCGGCGCCAACGTCACGACCACCAAGGTGACGCGGCTCCTGGTGCTTGACCTGGTCGATTTCCGCCTGTTGATGGCCCGGCACCCGGAGCTCGCCGAGACCATCGACGCCGAGGCGAAGCGGCGCGAGCTCGAGAATCAATGATGGAG from Bradyrhizobium genosp. L includes:
- a CDS encoding cyclic nucleotide-gated ion channel, with translation MSKRIVLPALTRFVSATAGRNMTTAAYVAVTVGVAMMVLLTVAPAYDAAPHWVDALLWACLAYFVFEWLVRLRHMRRQDKLWFYALSSAGVVDAIGALAVPIALIAGVPAKTAWLLGILWVLKVVPGIPGLRQLRRVLVVERGPLLSVLVIFLMVVFLASVAEYYLERDVQPQTFGSVPAALWWAVVTLTTTGYGDVVPITPIGRIVAAMVMISGLGVFGLWTGILATGFANETRRDNFLRTWETVSKVPFFATLGPAAIADVTQMLRTIDLPPRTTIIRKDTNGDCMYFVAAGEVAVDLPGRQVKLGEGAFIGEMALLGNTKRGANVTTTKVTRLLVLDLVDFRLLMARHPELAETIDAEAKRRELENQ